From the genome of Labrus bergylta chromosome 12, fLabBer1.1, whole genome shotgun sequence, one region includes:
- the slco4a1 gene encoding solute carrier organic anion transporter family member 4A1 isoform X1, translating into MPVLLNADASFSSKQELLDLQDGPLRGSRSLDSSPPDSQTSSPVDSGPRSPCSPDGALRPHIFTGASTLPGQLYGGRGGTRAETSRGPDLTDSEQLYGWGGLTPQALQVFNTPHWVLLFLCAASFLQGMIINGFINTVITSIERRFDLRSYQAGLIASSYDIAACLCLAFVSYFGGTGHKPRWLGWGVLIMALGSLVFTTPHFTTPPYQVSLPERSGLCYANRSTPCQDEKGTGLSSYRFVFMLGQFLHGMGATPLYTLGVTYLDENVKSNYAPVYIGIFYTAAILGPAAGYLLGGYFLNIYTEIRVTTDMTPENPLWVGAWWVGFLAGGAAALLIAFPILGFPRQLPGSQELVSSRVSEAHQLKDGSHTTASDPQFGKSVKDMPRSVLLLLKNPTFLFLCLSGATEATLIAGVSTFGPKFLESQFSLSASEAATWFGYMVVPAGGGGTFLGGYIVKKLNLRCRGIIRFCLMCATVSLLANFIFLIHCPNLPMAGVTAPYRSERLSQHLHDQDQDQPSSINSSSSLQQSLSVACNSDCRCVREVYNPVCGADGVMYYSPCHAGCSLINHTQHPSGRQVYSGCTCVVSNVSQADKGFALAGKCSSSCHHMPAFLFLFFILILFTFLSSIPALTATLRCVPDSQRSFGLGIQWIVVRTFGGIPGPIVFGSVIDLSCLLWQDQCGEQGSCYLYHNSAMSRYTLIAGIIYKVLGMMFFLLASVLYTPPPQSPHSSCDSTDIGAGGGDLSDLPIKDLPEDGVIVNLHARL; encoded by the exons ATGCCCGTCCTGCTGAATGCCGACGCCTCTTTTAGTTCTAAGCAGGAGCTGTTGGACCTCCAGGACGGTCCTCTTAGGGGGAGCCGGTCTCTGGACTCCAGCCCCCCCGACTCTCAGACTAGTAGCCCGGTGGACTCTGGTCCCAGAAGCCCCTGCAGCCCCGATGGCGCCTTGCGGCCCCACATCTTCACGGGGGCCTCCACCCTGCCTGGTCAGCTATACGGGGGGAGGGGTGGCACCCGAGCAGAGACCTCCCGGGGGCCCGACCTGACAGACTCTGAACAGCTGTATGGGTGGGGAGGGCTGACCCCGCAGGCGCTGCAGGTGTTTAACACCCCCCACTGGGTGCTGCTGTTCCTCTGTGCGGCGTCCTTCCTGCAGGGGATGATCATCAATGGCTTTATCAATACTGTTATCACCTCCATCGAGAGACGCTTCGACCTGCGCAGCTACCAGGCCGGCCTCATCGCCAGTTCCTATGACATCGCCGCCTGCCTGTGCCTTGCATTTGTCAGCTACTTTGGGGGGACAGGCCACAAACCGCGCTGGCTGGGTTGGGGGGTTTTGATTATGGCGCTGGGCTCTCTGGTGTTCACAACACCTCATTTCACCACGCCACCCTACCAGGTCAGCCTTCCAGAGCGATCGGGACTCTGCTACGCCAATCGCTCCACACCGTGCCAGGACGAGAAGGGGACGGGGCTTTCCAGCTACCGCTTTGTGTTCATGCTGGGTCAGTTTCTGCACGGGATGGGGGCCACACCGCTCTACACACTTGGAGTCACATACCTGGACGAGAACGTCAAGTCCAACTACGCCCCCGTTTACATCG gtaTCTTCTACACGGCGGCCATCTTGGGTCCAGCAGCAGGTTACCTGCTGGGAGGTTACTTCCTGAACATTTACACAGAGATCAGAGTGAC gACTGATATGACTCCAGAGAACCCTCTCTGGGTTGGGGCCTGGTGGGTCGGGTTCCTGgctggaggagcagcagctttgCTGATTGCGTTCCCAATCCTAGGTTTCCCCCGCCAGCTGCCAG GCTCTCAGGAGTTGGTGTCGTCGAGGGTCTCTGAAGCCCACCAGCTGAAGGACGGCAGTCATACCACAGCCTCTGACCCTCAGTTTGGAAAATCTGTCAAAGACATGCCCAG GTCTGTGCTCCTCCTCCTAAAGAATCCGACCTTCCTCTTCTTGTGTCTTTCTGGAGCGACTGAGGCGACCCTTATCGCTGGCGTGTCCACATTTGGTCCAAAGTTTCTGGAGTCTCAGTTCAGTCTGAGCGCCTCAGAGGCGGCGACCTGGTTCg GATACATGGTGGTCCCAGCAGGAGGTGGGGGCACCTTCCTGGGGGGGTACATTGTCAAGAAGTTGAACCTGCGCTGTCGAGGAATCATCCGATTCTGCCTGATGTGTGCGACCGTCAGCCTGCTCGCCAACTTCATCTTCCTCATCCACTGCCCCAACCTTCCCATGGCCGGAGTGACCGCCCCCTACAGGTCAGAACGTCTGTCTCAACACCTGCatgaccaggaccaggaccagccCAGCAGTATAAACAG CAGCTCCTCCCTGCAGCAGTCTCTGTCCGTGGCCTGTAACTCTGACTGCAGGTGTGTCAGGGAGGTGTATAACCCTGTGTGTGGAGCTGATGGAGTCATGTATTACTCCCCTTGTCACGCCGGCTGCAGCTTAATCAACCACACCCAGCACCCATCAGGCAGACAG gTGTACTCTGGATGTACCTGTGTTGTCAGTAATGTGTCTCAGGCGGACAAAGGTTTCGCTCTGGCAGGAAAGTGTAGCAGCTCGTGTCACCACATGCCGgcattcctcttcctcttcttcatcctcatcctcttcaCCTTCCTCAGCAGTATACCCGCTCTGACCGCCACACTCAG GTGTGTTCCAGACAGTCAGAGGTCCTTTGGATTGGGCATACAGTGGATCGTGGTTCGCACATTTG GAGGTATTCCTGGACCGATAGTGTTCGGCTCTGTCATCGATCTGTCCTGTTTGCTGTGGCAGGATCAGTGTGGAGAGCAGGGCTCCTGTTACCTGTACCACAACTCAGCCATGAGCCGATACACACTGATCGCAGGCATCATCTATAAG GTGTTGGGGATGATGTTCTTCCTGTTGGCCAGTGTGCTGTACACGCCTCCTCCTCAGTCTCCTCACAGCAGCTGTGACAGCACCGACAtcggagcaggaggaggagacctgAGCGACCTGCCAATCAAAGACCTACCTGAGGACGGAGTCATCGTCAACCTGCACGCCAGGTTATGA
- the slco4a1 gene encoding solute carrier organic anion transporter family member 4A1 isoform X2, giving the protein MPVLLNADASFSSKQELLDLQDGPLRGSRSLDSSPPDSQTSSPVDSGPRSPCSPDGALRPHIFTGASTLPGQLYGGRGGTRAETSRGPDLTDSEQLYGWGGLTPQALQVFNTPHWVLLFLCAASFLQGMIINGFINTVITSIERRFDLRSYQAGLIASSYDIAACLCLAFVSYFGGTGHKPRWLGWGVLIMALGSLVFTTPHFTTPPYQVSLPERSGLCYANRSTPCQDEKGTGLSSYRFVFMLGQFLHGMGATPLYTLGVTYLDENVKSNYAPVYIGIFYTAAILGPAAGYLLGGYFLNIYTEIRVTTDMTPENPLWVGAWWVGFLAGGAAALLIAFPILGFPRQLPGSQELVSSRVSEAHQLKDGSHTTASDPQFGKSVKDMPRSVLLLLKNPTFLFLCLSGATEATLIAGVSTFGPKFLESQFSLSASEAATWFGYMVVPAGGGGTFLGGYIVKKLNLRCRGIIRFCLMCATVSLLANFIFLIHCPNLPMAGVTAPYRSERLSQHLHDQDQDQPSSINSSSLQQSLSVACNSDCRCVREVYNPVCGADGVMYYSPCHAGCSLINHTQHPSGRQVYSGCTCVVSNVSQADKGFALAGKCSSSCHHMPAFLFLFFILILFTFLSSIPALTATLRCVPDSQRSFGLGIQWIVVRTFGGIPGPIVFGSVIDLSCLLWQDQCGEQGSCYLYHNSAMSRYTLIAGIIYKVLGMMFFLLASVLYTPPPQSPHSSCDSTDIGAGGGDLSDLPIKDLPEDGVIVNLHARL; this is encoded by the exons ATGCCCGTCCTGCTGAATGCCGACGCCTCTTTTAGTTCTAAGCAGGAGCTGTTGGACCTCCAGGACGGTCCTCTTAGGGGGAGCCGGTCTCTGGACTCCAGCCCCCCCGACTCTCAGACTAGTAGCCCGGTGGACTCTGGTCCCAGAAGCCCCTGCAGCCCCGATGGCGCCTTGCGGCCCCACATCTTCACGGGGGCCTCCACCCTGCCTGGTCAGCTATACGGGGGGAGGGGTGGCACCCGAGCAGAGACCTCCCGGGGGCCCGACCTGACAGACTCTGAACAGCTGTATGGGTGGGGAGGGCTGACCCCGCAGGCGCTGCAGGTGTTTAACACCCCCCACTGGGTGCTGCTGTTCCTCTGTGCGGCGTCCTTCCTGCAGGGGATGATCATCAATGGCTTTATCAATACTGTTATCACCTCCATCGAGAGACGCTTCGACCTGCGCAGCTACCAGGCCGGCCTCATCGCCAGTTCCTATGACATCGCCGCCTGCCTGTGCCTTGCATTTGTCAGCTACTTTGGGGGGACAGGCCACAAACCGCGCTGGCTGGGTTGGGGGGTTTTGATTATGGCGCTGGGCTCTCTGGTGTTCACAACACCTCATTTCACCACGCCACCCTACCAGGTCAGCCTTCCAGAGCGATCGGGACTCTGCTACGCCAATCGCTCCACACCGTGCCAGGACGAGAAGGGGACGGGGCTTTCCAGCTACCGCTTTGTGTTCATGCTGGGTCAGTTTCTGCACGGGATGGGGGCCACACCGCTCTACACACTTGGAGTCACATACCTGGACGAGAACGTCAAGTCCAACTACGCCCCCGTTTACATCG gtaTCTTCTACACGGCGGCCATCTTGGGTCCAGCAGCAGGTTACCTGCTGGGAGGTTACTTCCTGAACATTTACACAGAGATCAGAGTGAC gACTGATATGACTCCAGAGAACCCTCTCTGGGTTGGGGCCTGGTGGGTCGGGTTCCTGgctggaggagcagcagctttgCTGATTGCGTTCCCAATCCTAGGTTTCCCCCGCCAGCTGCCAG GCTCTCAGGAGTTGGTGTCGTCGAGGGTCTCTGAAGCCCACCAGCTGAAGGACGGCAGTCATACCACAGCCTCTGACCCTCAGTTTGGAAAATCTGTCAAAGACATGCCCAG GTCTGTGCTCCTCCTCCTAAAGAATCCGACCTTCCTCTTCTTGTGTCTTTCTGGAGCGACTGAGGCGACCCTTATCGCTGGCGTGTCCACATTTGGTCCAAAGTTTCTGGAGTCTCAGTTCAGTCTGAGCGCCTCAGAGGCGGCGACCTGGTTCg GATACATGGTGGTCCCAGCAGGAGGTGGGGGCACCTTCCTGGGGGGGTACATTGTCAAGAAGTTGAACCTGCGCTGTCGAGGAATCATCCGATTCTGCCTGATGTGTGCGACCGTCAGCCTGCTCGCCAACTTCATCTTCCTCATCCACTGCCCCAACCTTCCCATGGCCGGAGTGACCGCCCCCTACAGGTCAGAACGTCTGTCTCAACACCTGCatgaccaggaccaggaccagccCAGCAGTATAAACAG CTCCTCCCTGCAGCAGTCTCTGTCCGTGGCCTGTAACTCTGACTGCAGGTGTGTCAGGGAGGTGTATAACCCTGTGTGTGGAGCTGATGGAGTCATGTATTACTCCCCTTGTCACGCCGGCTGCAGCTTAATCAACCACACCCAGCACCCATCAGGCAGACAG gTGTACTCTGGATGTACCTGTGTTGTCAGTAATGTGTCTCAGGCGGACAAAGGTTTCGCTCTGGCAGGAAAGTGTAGCAGCTCGTGTCACCACATGCCGgcattcctcttcctcttcttcatcctcatcctcttcaCCTTCCTCAGCAGTATACCCGCTCTGACCGCCACACTCAG GTGTGTTCCAGACAGTCAGAGGTCCTTTGGATTGGGCATACAGTGGATCGTGGTTCGCACATTTG GAGGTATTCCTGGACCGATAGTGTTCGGCTCTGTCATCGATCTGTCCTGTTTGCTGTGGCAGGATCAGTGTGGAGAGCAGGGCTCCTGTTACCTGTACCACAACTCAGCCATGAGCCGATACACACTGATCGCAGGCATCATCTATAAG GTGTTGGGGATGATGTTCTTCCTGTTGGCCAGTGTGCTGTACACGCCTCCTCCTCAGTCTCCTCACAGCAGCTGTGACAGCACCGACAtcggagcaggaggaggagacctgAGCGACCTGCCAATCAAAGACCTACCTGAGGACGGAGTCATCGTCAACCTGCACGCCAGGTTATGA